CGTTCCGCCTTCCTCATCATCGCTGCGACCGCCGAAGAGCAGGGAAAATTGCGCGATGTTGGCGATCATGCTGATGGCGCCGGCAATTGTCGCCGCCATCGTGCCAATGAGAATATCGCGATTTTTGATGTGGGCCAGCTCGTGGCCAATGACGCCGGAGAGCTCGTCGCGGCTGAGAACGCGCATGATGCCCTCAGTCACCGCCACCGCCGAATTTTCCGGATTGCGGCCGGTTGCAAAAGCGTTGGGTTGTTCGCTGGGAATAATATAAACTTTTGGCATCGGCAAACTCGCACGGGTCGCCAGAGTTCGCACCATGCTGTAAAGCTCCGGCGCCTGGCCCTCGCTCACCTCATTGGCGCCGTACATCTTCAACACGATTTTGTCGCTAAACCAGTAGCTGAAAAAATTCATCGCCATGGCGAGGCCGAAAGCGATGAACATGCCGGTTTGGCCGCCGAGGGCATTCCCAATTACGGCAAACAGGGCCGTCAAACCGGCCATCAGGGCAAAGGTTTTGAATTGGTTCATTGGGTGACTCCTGTGATTGAAATCTTTGATACTCAAATAAATTGTGCCGGTGTGCGCGGCCAAGCAATGAATTGCGCCGCGTCGCGCCACCACTGGCCAACCAACGATGGTACTGCGAACGTTTAACAAAATGTTTTAGCACATGAATTAAGCCACAGGCGGAGGTGGGATGTTGTGGCGCGCCGGTGTTTTGAAAATCCCGGCGGTGAACCAGCCATCCCGAAGCAGGAGAAAATCGACGGAGCGAGCGGGTGGAAAGAAACAACGGTGCTTGAATCCGAAACAAAATTGCGAAAGCCTTGCCGAGCGAAAACGCCGTGAAAACCATTGGCGTGCTTCTCCGATCAAAACCGGCAACACCGGCGCGGCCGGCGCGAAGAGCTGAAAATCTTCGGCCGCAAAAAGAAATTGCCAATAGCAGATCAGCAAAAAAACTGTAATCTGTACAAGGGAGAGTATCAACGTCATATCTGATCCGGACACGGCATCGGTTGCACTAATCGTATACATGGCCTCAAAGAAAAGTTCGAAACAAGTGTTTAAGATTATATAAGCATTTCTCAGCACAATAGCAAGCATAATCGGTAGGCGGCTGCAAGGCCTCAGTTTTTAACAAAGCGGCGAATGACAACCGCCGTTGAATTGGATCAAAAAAAGTTTGCTTTTTCATTTTGAATTTGGCATATTATGCCGGAAATCGGCGCTTGGGCGGTAAAGAATGACAAAAATAAGAAAAACTCGATTGTACGCTGTACCGAGCTTAAAAGCAAGGCGCCAGCCCAGCATATAAATTAAACTTGATCGTATTCCTTGCCGTTCAGATGTGTTCAGCGCGTCATCAGTTCGAGGAAATATCGTGATGAAATCTCGTTGGTATGTGATCGCCGCCGGCATCGGCCTGAGCGCCATGCTGTTTTCAAGCTGCAGCCGCTGGTTCAAGCCGGCGGCGCCCAGGCTGGCGGTGGTGATCGTGGTCGATCAAATGCGTTACGATTATCTCGTGCGCTTCACGGGATTATTCTCCGGTGGTTTGGCGAAACTGCTGCGCGAGGGCGCGGTTTTTACCGACGCGCATCACGACCACGCCAACACCGAAACCGCGCCCGGGCACGCGACGCTGTTGACCGGCTCCCATCCTTCTCATCATGGCATTATCGCCAACAATTTTTATGAGCGTCAACTCGGCCGCGAGGTGTATTGCGTCGATGACAGCGGCTTTGCCGTGGTCAAATCTGATGAGAAAGCCGCGAAGAATCCGCCTTCGCGGAGCGGTAAAAGCCCGCGCAAGCTGCGGCGCTCCACCCTTGGCGACTGGCTCAAGGCGAAAAATCCGGCCGCCAAAGTCATCAGCATTGCCGGCAAGGATCGCTCGGCGATTCTCATGGCCGGCTTCGAGGCCGAGGCAGCGTACTGGTTCGATACTTCGAGCGGCGGTTTCGTCAGCTCGCGCTATTATCTCGACGCCTTGCCGGCGTGGGCGGCGCAGTGGAATGCGGCGCGCCATGCCGACC
The sequence above is drawn from the candidate division KSB1 bacterium genome and encodes:
- the htpX gene encoding zinc metalloprotease HtpX, with translation MNQFKTFALMAGLTALFAVIGNALGGQTGMFIAFGLAMAMNFFSYWFSDKIVLKMYGANEVSEGQAPELYSMVRTLATRASLPMPKVYIIPSEQPNAFATGRNPENSAVAVTEGIMRVLSRDELSGVIGHELAHIKNRDILIGTMAATIAGAISMIANIAQFSLLFGGRSDDEEGGTNPIAALVSIIVAPIAAMLIQMAISRAREYMADEEGARIAGNPRHLSNALRKLHHAAQQIPMNATPATAHMFIVSPLSGGGSLLNLFSTHPPMEKRIERLESLRLY